A genome region from Thermoplasmata archaeon includes the following:
- a CDS encoding DNA-directed RNA polymerase subunit N, with product MVPVRCFTCGAVIGQYWDEYRERTARGEPAGEVLDGLGLHRYCCRRMLLTHVDLLDEVGPYG from the coding sequence ATGGTGCCGGTGCGCTGCTTCACCTGCGGCGCGGTCATCGGCCAGTACTGGGACGAGTACCGGGAGCGGACGGCCCGGGGCGAGCCGGCCGGCGAGGTCCTCGACGGCCTCGGGCTCCACCGCTACTGCTGCCGGCGGATGCTCCTGACGCACGTGGACCTGCTTGACGAGGTCGGACCGTACGGCTAG
- a CDS encoding 50S ribosomal protein L18e: MARPFRQKNPELHRVVVALRRAADAHDAAIWGAVADRLERPRHGARPLNVGHLERIAEAEEWIVVPGKLLADGPLSKPITVGAAAYSGGAREKVHAAGGAALSILELVHARPDGAGVRLLG, translated from the coding sequence ATGGCCCGCCCCTTTCGTCAGAAGAATCCGGAGCTCCACCGCGTCGTCGTCGCGCTGCGACGGGCCGCCGACGCCCACGACGCGGCGATCTGGGGCGCGGTCGCGGACCGGCTCGAGCGGCCCCGCCACGGCGCGCGGCCGCTGAACGTGGGACACCTGGAGCGGATCGCGGAGGCCGAGGAATGGATCGTCGTGCCGGGTAAGCTGCTCGCGGACGGGCCGCTGTCGAAGCCGATCACCGTCGGCGCCGCGGCGTACTCGGGCGGCGCCCGCGAGAAGGTCCACGCCGCCGGCGGGGCCGCGCTGTCGATCCTGGAGCTGGTGCACGCGCGACCGGACGGCGCGGGGGTGCGGCTCCTTGGCTGA
- the rplM gene encoding 50S ribosomal protein L13, whose protein sequence is MAEATSSPPTVIDATGLVLGRAASLIAQRLLAGETIVVVNAEKSVITGSRRQVVAHYTAARARGSVRSGPHFPRYADRIFRRTVRGMLPHLKTRGKLAYRRLEVHLGVPEPLRGSPFATLEGAKARPALRPPVTLGEVTVLLGARA, encoded by the coding sequence TTGGCTGAGGCGACATCGAGCCCTCCGACGGTCATCGACGCGACCGGCCTTGTCCTCGGACGGGCGGCGAGCCTGATCGCCCAGCGCCTGCTGGCCGGCGAGACGATCGTGGTCGTCAACGCGGAAAAGAGCGTGATCACGGGCTCGCGACGTCAGGTCGTCGCGCACTACACGGCCGCGCGGGCGCGCGGGTCGGTCCGCTCGGGCCCCCACTTTCCGCGCTACGCGGACCGCATCTTCCGCCGCACGGTGCGCGGCATGCTGCCGCATCTCAAGACCCGCGGCAAGCTCGCCTACCGTCGCCTCGAGGTCCACCTCGGCGTTCCCGAGCCGCTGCGCGGGAGCCCGTTCGCTACCCTCGAGGGGGCGAAGGCGCGGCCGGCCCTCCGCCCGCCGGTCACCCTCGGCGAAGTCACGGTGCTGCTGGGGGCCCGCGCGTGA
- a CDS encoding 30S ribosomal protein S9 encodes MKAPQVVLATGKRKAAVARATVRKGAGRVRVNDRPLELVEPEVVRLKIQEPLLMVGERTRSLDISVRVRGGGIVGQASAARTAVARGLLEWLKDGALRETFKHYDRSLLVNDPRRKLPKRPGGRGARKRRQKSYR; translated from the coding sequence GTGAAGGCCCCGCAGGTCGTGCTGGCGACGGGCAAGCGCAAGGCGGCGGTCGCCCGCGCGACCGTCCGCAAGGGCGCCGGGCGCGTGCGCGTCAACGACCGGCCCCTCGAGCTCGTCGAGCCCGAGGTGGTCCGCCTGAAGATCCAGGAGCCGCTCCTCATGGTCGGCGAGCGCACCCGCAGCCTGGACATCTCGGTCCGCGTCCGCGGCGGGGGGATCGTCGGCCAGGCCTCCGCCGCTCGCACGGCGGTCGCGCGCGGACTTTTGGAGTGGCTCAAGGACGGCGCGCTGCGCGAGACGTTCAAGCACTACGACCGCTCGCTGCTGGTGAACGACCCGCGCCGCAAGCTGCCGAAGCGCCCCGGCGGCCGCGGCGCCCGCAAGCGCCGGCAGAAGTCGTACCGCTAG
- a CDS encoding PKD domain-containing protein — MVSHLPRATFAVVVLLLLVGTLAAVGGAAQAGSTPSYTLTGYARQPGGPSAPPVPAGVSVDLLSRATGAVYVSTTFGTGGQFNFTSSGTSGALGPGYWSVYIPAQTNLSLGPTCTPCGILPVNQSPTYAFYNVSALTTTLYPTSLTNIGVFAYNSMLRGVVKSSGVPEAGATVQLLATGYNNVQLVNNTTASDGSYSLKVPIGTWVLKTAVPGPTTYYNFSKVTIASRATVWDNVSVQPYLASGYEYQLASPSAQVPNGGNVTVWDGYNGAIYSSPTPGGGFYSFGTYPGNFSSTTQSQYFQVVLSPIGYQTMWYPLTVASPPTPYTRNVWFPTLTPTQKGIFQTTLNLGTINVSKGTGNVTVTTLASLGNDTVFPNLPNASIGQLWAQLGLDFDHSTTFSASSLSAFYQWENQSGPFFPAVQAGLAINGTGFLGPSTPQTLTNESSTCTTTCGLSDSKRISLGWSETYKLNGTVARNSGAYTLSFGFQHSPSADTFNYSVILPAGYVLAAGTSAPAGTKLVPNGLDNTWTKFTLVSLPSKTAQGQASFSIVKYANLTANVNVSTSDFAFSKANVLNATHGNYTVVVGVGENATFSALNSTYPAGTNGTKFVWNFGDGGMTTTGQATTNHTYAVASGTTPYSGTLTVTSSGGLVNSTTFYVWVAQGPVTAVISTNASASQNRTINGHPYVFVNWGTVLYLNASLSSASVSPSAPIPGVRSVAYFQLAAKGFKLTQNYSVSLGASFESNFSYQYLGAGVYYSSSTTINGSAVTFKGWQYNVTLTVWSGTGQSANAYLVILVNDTEKPTSSFQVLNSAGKPVSGSGVVTASNLTAKVQLNGANATDPHNGSITKYYWLVTNSGNSSVHLGSNVTAVKPYPTFWLPAQLKAYTVNLTVWDLNGNRGWATQALSVSPNATIAPIMASNNLTASSTFNAGTSYTIWVNFTSQGGSKSVAQNVSVAFYLTSPSGTARTYIGGSPSSVKFYNYSGGVVNSVPFATGLVPSMAYNTTYRAEITWTPGATGNYVLYANTTAQNEYFGSYINGPQTVTKSVTVNPNPTTTLLEYVAIGVAVVVVIALIYLFYRRRTGRSGGARSGRAGADRGRSRPADKDEDEEDEDDES, encoded by the coding sequence TTGGTCAGTCACCTGCCGCGCGCCACCTTCGCGGTGGTCGTACTGCTGCTGCTCGTGGGAACACTGGCAGCGGTGGGAGGAGCCGCCCAGGCCGGATCGACACCGAGTTACACGCTGACGGGGTACGCGCGCCAGCCCGGCGGCCCCTCGGCGCCCCCGGTGCCGGCAGGAGTGAGCGTCGACCTCCTCTCGCGCGCGACCGGCGCCGTCTACGTGAGCACCACGTTCGGCACCGGCGGGCAGTTCAACTTCACGTCGAGCGGCACGAGCGGCGCGCTCGGGCCGGGCTACTGGTCGGTGTACATCCCCGCCCAGACGAACCTGAGCCTCGGGCCGACGTGCACGCCGTGCGGGATCCTGCCGGTCAACCAGTCGCCGACCTACGCGTTCTACAACGTGAGCGCGCTCACCACGACGCTCTACCCGACCAGCCTGACGAACATCGGGGTGTTCGCCTACAACTCGATGCTCCGCGGCGTCGTCAAGTCGAGCGGCGTGCCCGAGGCCGGGGCGACGGTGCAGCTCCTCGCCACGGGCTACAACAACGTGCAGCTCGTCAACAACACGACGGCCTCGGACGGAAGCTACTCGCTGAAGGTGCCGATCGGGACCTGGGTGCTGAAGACGGCCGTCCCCGGCCCGACCACCTATTACAACTTCTCGAAGGTGACGATCGCCTCGCGCGCGACCGTCTGGGACAACGTCTCGGTCCAGCCGTACCTCGCGTCCGGCTACGAGTACCAGCTCGCGAGCCCGAGCGCCCAGGTGCCCAACGGCGGGAACGTCACCGTCTGGGACGGCTACAACGGCGCGATCTACTCCAGTCCGACGCCCGGCGGCGGCTTCTACTCGTTCGGGACGTACCCGGGCAACTTCAGCTCGACCACGCAGTCGCAGTACTTCCAGGTCGTGCTGTCGCCGATCGGCTACCAGACGATGTGGTACCCGCTGACCGTCGCCTCGCCGCCGACCCCGTACACGCGGAACGTCTGGTTCCCGACGCTCACCCCGACCCAGAAGGGCATCTTCCAGACGACGCTCAACCTCGGCACGATCAACGTGTCGAAGGGGACCGGGAACGTCACGGTCACGACGCTGGCCAGCCTCGGCAACGACACCGTGTTCCCGAACCTGCCGAACGCCTCGATCGGTCAGCTCTGGGCCCAGCTCGGGCTCGACTTCGACCACTCGACGACGTTCAGCGCCTCCTCGCTCAGCGCCTTCTACCAGTGGGAGAACCAGTCCGGGCCCTTCTTCCCCGCTGTCCAGGCCGGCCTCGCGATCAACGGGACCGGTTTCCTCGGCCCCAGCACGCCGCAGACGCTCACCAACGAGTCCTCGACGTGCACGACGACCTGCGGTCTCTCCGACTCCAAGCGGATCAGCCTCGGCTGGTCGGAGACCTACAAGCTCAACGGCACCGTCGCCCGGAACTCGGGGGCGTACACGCTGAGCTTCGGCTTCCAGCACTCCCCGAGCGCGGACACGTTCAACTACAGCGTGATCCTGCCCGCGGGCTACGTCCTGGCGGCCGGCACCAGCGCCCCGGCGGGAACGAAGCTCGTGCCGAACGGGCTCGACAATACCTGGACGAAGTTCACCCTGGTCTCGCTGCCGTCGAAGACCGCGCAGGGCCAGGCGTCGTTCTCGATCGTGAAGTACGCCAACCTCACCGCGAACGTGAACGTCTCGACCTCGGACTTTGCCTTCTCCAAGGCGAACGTGCTCAACGCGACGCACGGCAACTACACGGTCGTCGTGGGCGTCGGCGAGAACGCGACGTTCAGCGCGCTCAACTCCACCTACCCGGCCGGCACGAACGGCACCAAGTTCGTCTGGAACTTCGGCGACGGCGGGATGACGACGACCGGGCAGGCGACGACGAACCACACCTACGCCGTCGCGAGCGGCACCACGCCGTACTCCGGCACGCTCACCGTCACCAGCTCCGGCGGTCTGGTCAATTCGACGACGTTCTACGTCTGGGTCGCCCAGGGGCCGGTGACCGCCGTCATCAGCACCAACGCGAGCGCGAGCCAGAATCGCACGATCAACGGGCACCCGTACGTGTTCGTCAACTGGGGGACCGTGCTGTACCTCAATGCGTCACTGAGCAGTGCGAGCGTCTCGCCCAGCGCGCCGATCCCGGGCGTGCGCAGCGTCGCCTACTTCCAGCTCGCCGCGAAGGGCTTCAAGCTGACCCAGAACTACTCGGTCAGCCTCGGCGCGAGCTTCGAGTCGAACTTCTCGTACCAGTACCTCGGCGCCGGGGTCTACTACTCGAGCTCGACCACGATCAACGGCAGCGCGGTCACCTTCAAGGGCTGGCAGTACAACGTGACGCTCACGGTCTGGTCGGGCACCGGCCAGAGCGCGAACGCCTACCTGGTGATCCTCGTCAACGACACGGAGAAGCCGACCTCGAGCTTCCAGGTGCTCAACTCCGCCGGAAAGCCGGTCTCGGGCAGCGGCGTCGTCACGGCGAGCAATCTCACGGCCAAGGTGCAGCTCAACGGCGCCAACGCGACCGACCCGCACAACGGGTCGATCACGAAGTACTACTGGCTGGTAACGAACTCGGGCAACTCCTCGGTGCACCTGGGCAGCAACGTGACCGCGGTCAAGCCGTACCCGACGTTCTGGCTGCCCGCGCAGCTCAAGGCGTACACGGTCAACCTCACGGTCTGGGACCTCAACGGGAACCGGGGCTGGGCGACGCAGGCGCTGTCGGTGAGCCCGAACGCGACGATCGCGCCGATCATGGCATCGAACAACCTCACCGCCTCGTCGACCTTCAACGCGGGCACGTCCTACACGATCTGGGTCAACTTCACGTCCCAGGGCGGCTCCAAGTCGGTCGCCCAGAACGTCAGCGTCGCCTTCTACCTGACGAGCCCGAGCGGGACCGCGCGGACCTACATCGGCGGCTCGCCGTCGTCGGTGAAGTTCTACAACTACTCCGGCGGCGTGGTCAACTCCGTGCCGTTCGCCACCGGGCTCGTCCCGAGCATGGCGTACAACACGACCTATCGCGCCGAGATCACCTGGACCCCCGGCGCGACCGGTAACTACGTCCTCTACGCCAACACGACGGCGCAGAACGAGTACTTCGGCAGCTACATCAACGGGCCGCAGACCGTGACGAAGTCGGTCACGGTGAACCCGAACCCGACGACGACGCTCCTCGAGTACGTCGCGATCGGCGTCGCGGTGGTGGTCGTGATCGCGCTGATCTACCTGTTCTACCGCCGCCGCACGGGTCGGTCGGGCGGCGCGCGCTCCGGACGCGCGGGCGCCGATCGCGGCCGCAGCCGGCCGGCGGACAAGGACGAGGACGAAGAGGACGAGGACGACGAGTCCTAG